A DNA window from Mycobacterium sp. IDR2000157661 contains the following coding sequences:
- a CDS encoding mechanosensitive ion channel family protein codes for MEDALRDMWRTVATIAPKLLVFILILIIGWIVAKLVAKAIDKVLERVGFDRAVERGGIRKALDNSKYDASTIVSKIVYYALLLFVLQLAFGVFGPNPVSNLLSGVIAFLPKLFVAIIIVVVAAAIAAAVRDIVTNTLSGLSYGRTLANIAAIAILGLGVIAALNQVGIALTVTLPVLIAILGTIGGILIVGVGGGLIKPMQQRWENYLNRAEEEGRKMREQMSANTGDVPTAYQSAGSPSGEQLPPAGQVPTAGHGPSSGPYPPAQQGPPPTAPSPPTAPYPQQPYPPNRPQG; via the coding sequence GTGGAAGACGCATTGCGGGACATGTGGCGCACAGTCGCCACCATCGCCCCGAAACTGCTTGTGTTCATCCTCATTCTGATCATCGGATGGATCGTGGCCAAGCTCGTCGCGAAAGCCATCGACAAGGTGCTCGAACGGGTCGGCTTCGATCGGGCCGTGGAACGGGGCGGCATCCGAAAAGCGTTGGATAACAGCAAATATGACGCATCGACGATCGTCAGCAAGATCGTCTACTATGCCTTGCTGCTGTTCGTCCTGCAGTTGGCGTTCGGCGTCTTCGGACCCAACCCGGTCAGCAACCTGCTCTCCGGAGTGATCGCATTCCTGCCCAAGCTGTTCGTGGCGATCATCATCGTCGTGGTGGCCGCTGCGATCGCGGCCGCGGTGCGCGACATCGTGACCAACACGCTCAGCGGGCTCTCGTACGGCCGGACGCTGGCCAACATCGCGGCCATCGCGATCCTGGGCCTGGGCGTCATCGCCGCGCTGAACCAGGTGGGCATCGCGCTGACGGTCACGCTGCCGGTGCTGATCGCGATCCTCGGCACCATCGGCGGCATCCTCATCGTCGGAGTCGGGGGCGGGCTGATCAAGCCGATGCAGCAGCGCTGGGAGAACTACCTCAACCGGGCCGAAGAGGAGGGCCGCAAGATGCGCGAGCAGATGTCGGCCAACACCGGTGACGTGCCGACCGCCTATCAATCCGCAGGCTCTCCGTCGGGTGAACAGCTGCCGCCGGCCGGTCAAGTGCCGACCGCGGGCCACGGACCCTCCTCGGGACCGTACCCGCCGGCGCAGCAGGGTCCGCCTCCCACGGCGCCCTCGCCTCCCACGGCGCCCTATCCGCAGCAGCCGTACCCGCCCAATCGGCCGCAGGGCTGA
- a CDS encoding TM0106 family RecB-like putative nuclease encodes MFVADTVVVYSASDLAAAARCEYALLRSFDAKLNRGPAVAADDELLARTAQLGGEHEQRHLDELRDREDVAIIGRPPYTVEGLTAAAEQTRRAVERRAPVIYQAAMFDGRFVGFADFLILDADGRYRLRDTKLARSVKVEALLQLAAYADTLTCAGVPVADEVELVLGDNGTARYRVDELLPVYAPRRAALQDLLDRHLVGGSPVSWDDDEIRACFRCPECTVQVRAHDDLLLVAGMRTTQRARLIDAGITTVAELAAHDGPVAELPPRTVEALTSQARLQTAPRVDGKPPYVVADAQPLMVLPEPDRGDLFFDFEGDPLWTDDGRDWGLEYLFGVLDTADEFHPLWAHNRTEERQALRDFLKMVRTRRKRYPNMHVYHYAAYEKTALLRLAGRYGVGEDEVDDLLRCGVLVDLYPLVRKSIRVGTENYSLKSLEPLYMGGQLRTGDVTTATDSITQYARYCELAASGREYDATVVLKEIADYNRYDCTSTRKLRDWLICRAIDSGVPPAGAQPVIDGAAATEDDGLARKLTRFVGDESAARSTEQVAVAMISAARGFHRREEKPFWWGHFDRLNNPVEEWSDNTDVFLAEKSVVEVDWHTPPKARRPQRWVRLSGTLAAGELSRTMYALYEPPSPAGLSDDPERRAFGSVTVLECDDPPTNVLIAEREPKRGGPFDQRPFALTPGPPIPTGPLRDSIEATAEQIAAGLPRIPATAVVDILLRRPPRARSGAPLPRGADTAEAITAALLDLDSSYVAVHGPPGTGKTFTAAAIIAGLVNEQRWRIGVVAQSHAVVENLFREVVAAGVDPSLVAKKKHGADACWQEIDEKDYPAFIAGEHGCVIGGTAWDFANPVRVPRGSLHLLVIEEAGQYSLANTIAVSPAADNLLLLGDPQQLPQVSQGTHPEPVDCSALGWLVDGRHTLPGELGYFLDRSFRMHPAVCSAVSRLSYDRRLRSVADVAGARSLEGEPPGVRVLAVEHDGNATDSPEEADAIVAEIDRLLGAAWTDERGTRPLGPHDVLVVTPYNAQVVLLRERLDAAGLSDVRAGTVDKFQGQQAPVVFISMTASSIDDVPRGISFLLNRNRLNVAVSRAKYLSVVVRSPLLTEYLPATPDRLTELGAFLSLAACDTPAE; translated from the coding sequence GTGTTCGTCGCCGACACCGTGGTGGTCTACAGCGCCTCCGACCTGGCGGCCGCCGCCCGGTGCGAATACGCGTTGCTGCGCTCGTTCGACGCGAAATTGAACCGCGGACCGGCGGTCGCCGCCGACGACGAACTACTCGCGCGTACTGCCCAGCTCGGCGGTGAGCACGAGCAGCGCCATCTCGACGAACTCCGCGACCGCGAGGACGTCGCGATCATCGGCAGGCCCCCGTACACCGTCGAAGGCCTGACGGCGGCAGCCGAGCAGACCCGCCGTGCCGTCGAGCGGCGGGCGCCGGTGATCTACCAGGCCGCGATGTTCGACGGCCGGTTCGTCGGATTCGCCGACTTCCTGATCCTGGATGCCGACGGACGCTACCGGCTGCGCGACACCAAACTCGCCCGCTCCGTCAAGGTCGAGGCGCTGCTGCAGCTCGCCGCCTACGCCGACACGCTGACCTGTGCGGGCGTACCGGTCGCCGACGAGGTCGAACTCGTGCTGGGCGACAACGGCACCGCGCGGTACCGCGTCGACGAACTGCTGCCGGTCTACGCGCCGCGCCGCGCAGCCCTGCAGGATCTCCTCGACCGCCACCTGGTCGGGGGTTCACCGGTGTCGTGGGACGACGATGAGATCCGGGCGTGCTTCCGCTGCCCCGAGTGCACCGTCCAGGTCCGCGCACACGACGACCTGCTGCTGGTGGCCGGGATGCGGACCACCCAGCGTGCCCGGCTGATCGATGCGGGCATCACCACGGTCGCCGAACTGGCCGCGCACGACGGCCCGGTGGCCGAACTGCCGCCTCGAACCGTCGAGGCGCTGACTTCTCAGGCCCGCCTGCAGACCGCGCCGCGCGTCGACGGCAAGCCCCCGTACGTGGTCGCCGATGCCCAGCCGTTGATGGTGCTGCCCGAGCCGGACCGCGGTGATCTGTTCTTCGACTTCGAAGGTGACCCGCTGTGGACGGACGACGGCCGGGACTGGGGACTGGAGTATCTGTTCGGCGTGCTCGACACCGCCGATGAGTTCCATCCGCTGTGGGCGCACAACCGAACCGAAGAGCGGCAGGCCCTGCGCGACTTCCTGAAAATGGTTCGCACCCGCCGCAAGCGCTACCCGAACATGCACGTCTACCACTACGCCGCCTACGAGAAGACCGCGCTGCTGCGGCTCGCCGGGCGCTACGGGGTGGGCGAGGACGAGGTCGACGACTTGCTGCGCTGTGGCGTGCTTGTCGACCTGTACCCGTTGGTGCGCAAGAGCATTCGTGTCGGCACGGAGAACTACAGCCTCAAGTCACTCGAGCCGCTGTACATGGGCGGGCAGTTGCGCACCGGCGATGTCACCACAGCCACCGACAGCATCACGCAGTATGCGCGCTACTGCGAGTTGGCTGCTTCGGGGCGTGAGTACGACGCTACCGTCGTACTCAAGGAGATCGCGGACTACAACCGCTACGACTGCACGTCGACCCGCAAGCTGCGGGACTGGCTGATCTGCCGCGCGATCGACAGCGGCGTTCCCCCGGCGGGCGCACAACCGGTCATCGACGGCGCCGCCGCGACCGAGGACGACGGCCTCGCGCGCAAGCTGACCCGGTTCGTGGGCGACGAGTCCGCCGCACGTTCCACGGAACAGGTTGCCGTGGCGATGATCTCGGCCGCCCGCGGCTTCCACCGCCGTGAAGAGAAGCCGTTCTGGTGGGGCCACTTCGACCGGTTGAACAATCCGGTCGAGGAGTGGTCCGACAACACCGACGTCTTCCTCGCGGAGAAGTCCGTCGTCGAAGTCGACTGGCACACACCGCCGAAGGCACGCAGACCACAGCGGTGGGTGCGACTGTCGGGCACGCTCGCCGCCGGTGAACTCAGCCGGACCATGTACGCCCTCTACGAACCGCCGTCGCCGGCTGGCCTGAGCGACGACCCCGAGCGGCGGGCGTTCGGTTCGGTCACCGTGCTCGAGTGCGACGACCCGCCGACGAATGTGCTCATCGCCGAACGAGAACCAAAGCGGGGTGGTCCATTCGACCAGCGTCCGTTCGCGCTGACCCCCGGCCCCCCGATCCCCACCGGCCCCCTTCGCGACTCGATCGAGGCGACTGCCGAACAGATCGCCGCCGGTCTGCCCCGGATACCGGCCACCGCCGTCGTCGACATCCTGCTTCGGCGTCCGCCGCGGGCCCGCAGCGGTGCTCCGCTGCCGCGCGGTGCGGACACGGCTGAGGCGATCACCGCCGCACTGCTCGACCTGGACTCGTCGTACGTCGCCGTGCACGGACCGCCCGGCACCGGAAAGACGTTCACCGCGGCGGCCATCATCGCCGGTCTGGTCAATGAACAACGGTGGCGCATCGGGGTCGTCGCCCAGTCGCACGCCGTCGTGGAGAACCTCTTCCGTGAGGTCGTCGCCGCCGGCGTGGACCCCTCCCTGGTGGCCAAGAAGAAGCACGGCGCCGATGCCTGCTGGCAGGAGATCGACGAGAAGGATTACCCCGCGTTTATCGCCGGTGAGCACGGCTGCGTGATCGGCGGAACCGCCTGGGACTTCGCCAATCCAGTGCGCGTCCCGCGGGGCAGCCTGCACTTGCTGGTCATCGAGGAGGCCGGCCAGTACAGCCTGGCCAACACGATCGCGGTGTCCCCGGCCGCCGACAACCTCCTGCTGTTGGGCGATCCGCAACAGCTGCCGCAGGTCAGCCAGGGCACCCATCCCGAACCGGTGGACTGCTCGGCGCTCGGTTGGCTGGTCGACGGCCGACACACCCTGCCCGGCGAACTGGGCTACTTCCTCGACCGGTCGTTCCGCATGCATCCCGCCGTCTGCTCGGCGGTGTCACGGCTGTCCTACGACCGTCGCCTGCGGTCGGTCGCCGACGTAGCCGGGGCCCGCAGTCTCGAGGGGGAGCCGCCCGGGGTCCGGGTGCTCGCCGTCGAACACGACGGCAACGCGACGGACAGTCCCGAGGAGGCCGACGCCATCGTCGCCGAGATCGACCGGTTGCTCGGGGCGGCGTGGACCGATGAACGCGGCACTCGCCCGCTGGGGCCGCATGACGTACTGGTAGTCACCCCGTACAACGCGCAGGTGGTGCTGTTGCGTGAGCGCCTCGACGCGGCGGGCCTGTCCGATGTCCGCGCCGGGACGGTCGACAAGTTCCAGGGTCAACAGGCACCCGTGGTGTTCATCTCCATGACCGCGTCGTCGATCGACGATGTGCCTCGCGGAATTTCCTTCCTGCTCAACAGAAACCGGCTCAACGTCGCCGTGAGCCGGGCCAAGTATCTCAGCGTCGTCGTGCGCTCGCCGCTGCTCACCGAGTACCTGCCGGCCACCCCCGACCGCCTCACCGAATTGGGGGCGTTCCTGTCGCTCGCGGCGTGTGATACACCGGCGGAATGA
- a CDS encoding LppP/LprE family lipoprotein encodes MKWAVAIGSLAGSAAVFVAGCGASDSTVSKTPSAAPAAPPAATSAPAPAPVIAPPSAQASVDPCAVELNAPEIAEAVAALPRDPRSGQGWYPVPIAGNFNECAQLSVVIVRANTNAENPNTRAVMFHLGKFIPTGVPDTYGFNGVDTSASTGDTVALRYSNGVPGLDSVVKFRWNGNGVELVGNTPG; translated from the coding sequence GTGAAGTGGGCGGTGGCGATCGGCAGCCTTGCCGGGTCCGCGGCGGTGTTCGTCGCCGGCTGTGGCGCGAGCGACTCGACGGTTTCCAAGACGCCGTCGGCGGCCCCCGCTGCTCCCCCGGCGGCGACCTCTGCGCCGGCACCGGCTCCGGTCATCGCGCCTCCCAGCGCGCAGGCATCGGTCGACCCGTGCGCAGTCGAGCTCAACGCACCCGAGATCGCCGAGGCCGTCGCGGCCTTGCCGAGGGACCCGCGCAGCGGCCAGGGCTGGTACCCGGTGCCGATCGCCGGCAACTTCAACGAGTGCGCACAGCTGTCGGTGGTCATCGTGCGGGCCAACACCAACGCCGAGAACCCCAACACTCGCGCCGTGATGTTCCACCTCGGCAAGTTCATCCCCACCGGCGTGCCGGACACCTACGGCTTCAACGGCGTCGACACGTCCGCCAGCACCGGCGACACGGTCGCGCTCCGCTACTCCAACGGCGTGCCGGGCCTGGACAGCGTCGTCAAGTTCCGCTGGAACGGCAACGGCGTCGAGCTGGTCGGGAACACGCCCGGCTGA
- a CDS encoding helix-turn-helix transcriptional regulator encodes MAATKKPTKAATAPRKRTAAPRGTQRADGPAGVRGWTFLTNHAHVLLCLAHGGSLTARELGMRIGITERSVQAILADLIEDGYLKKSKVGRRNSYTVNPKGRLRHPLEAAHTVGELIDALT; translated from the coding sequence ATGGCTGCGACGAAGAAACCCACCAAGGCGGCGACGGCCCCCCGTAAACGGACCGCCGCGCCGCGCGGCACGCAGCGCGCGGACGGCCCCGCAGGCGTTCGCGGGTGGACCTTCCTCACCAATCACGCGCACGTGTTGCTCTGCCTGGCCCATGGCGGGTCGCTGACCGCTCGCGAACTGGGTATGCGGATCGGCATCACCGAACGCTCGGTCCAGGCGATACTGGCCGACCTCATTGAGGACGGCTACCTCAAGAAGTCCAAGGTCGGGCGGCGCAACAGCTACACCGTCAACCCGAAGGGCCGACTGCGTCACCCGCTGGAAGCTGCCCACACCGTGGGCGAGTTGATCGACGCGCTCACCTAA
- a CDS encoding MFS transporter, with amino-acid sequence MLSTLIRRQTAATNPWHALWAMMVGFFMILVDATIVAVANPVIMAELGAGYEAVLWVTSAYLLAYAVPLLVAGRLGDRFGPKYLYLVGLTVFTAASLWCGFSDTIGMLIAARVVQGIGAALLTPQTLSTITRIFPAERRGVAMSVWGATAGVATLVGPLAGGVLVDGLGWQWIFFVNVPIGVLGVMLALRLVPVLPTHEQRFDVLGVLLSAIGLFLIVFALQEGQSNGWAHWVWGLMALGAGFLAAFLYWQAVNPNEPLIPLVIFRDRDFTLSNLGVATVGFVVTGMMVPIMFYAQAVCGLSPTRAALLTAPMAIATGVLAPVVGRIVDRSHPRPVIGFGFSMLAVALTWLTVEMSPDTPIWRLLLPLTLTGIGMAFIWSPLAATATRNLPLHLAGAGSGVYNTTRQVGAVLGSASMAGFLTWQVNAEMPPWATGAGQADTVVTQLPPILYAPFASAMSQALLLSAFVALFGVVAALFLLGFGRDRAFDDHTDLGAGPAVEYGGDDAFADDEFADDDDDYLEYTVDWGDAPPDDREPATEPLTASEPEQGTDDSWQLILEKLLADTPPAPPAKPAADPVVYPHKGFHADSEMSRQAETKRHQASHQGSHRSSHRGNGRRERRSRHRSEDSAPKQFWFDSGGKHVRDDDPGDAPRGGRHSLPWHD; translated from the coding sequence ATGCTTTCAACCCTGATCCGCCGCCAGACCGCCGCTACCAACCCGTGGCATGCCCTGTGGGCGATGATGGTCGGCTTCTTCATGATCCTGGTGGACGCGACGATCGTGGCGGTCGCCAATCCGGTCATCATGGCGGAACTCGGGGCCGGCTACGAGGCCGTGCTGTGGGTGACCAGTGCCTACCTCTTGGCGTATGCGGTGCCACTGCTGGTGGCGGGCCGGCTCGGCGACCGGTTCGGCCCCAAATACCTCTACCTGGTGGGGTTGACGGTGTTCACCGCCGCCTCGCTGTGGTGTGGGTTCTCCGACACCATCGGCATGCTGATCGCCGCGCGCGTCGTGCAGGGCATCGGCGCGGCGCTGTTGACGCCGCAGACCTTGTCGACGATCACCCGTATCTTCCCGGCCGAGCGCCGCGGCGTGGCCATGAGCGTGTGGGGTGCGACGGCCGGTGTCGCGACGTTGGTCGGACCGTTGGCCGGCGGGGTATTGGTCGACGGGCTCGGATGGCAGTGGATCTTCTTCGTCAACGTGCCGATCGGCGTGCTCGGCGTGATGTTGGCGCTGCGCCTGGTGCCCGTATTGCCGACCCACGAGCAGCGCTTCGACGTGCTCGGTGTGCTGCTGTCGGCCATCGGTTTGTTCCTCATCGTCTTCGCGCTGCAGGAGGGCCAGTCGAACGGCTGGGCGCACTGGGTGTGGGGGTTGATGGCGCTGGGCGCCGGCTTCCTCGCCGCGTTCCTGTACTGGCAGGCCGTGAACCCCAACGAACCTCTGATCCCGCTGGTGATCTTCCGCGACCGTGACTTCACGTTGTCGAACCTCGGCGTGGCGACGGTCGGCTTCGTGGTCACCGGGATGATGGTGCCGATCATGTTCTACGCGCAGGCGGTGTGCGGCCTGTCGCCCACGCGCGCGGCGCTGCTGACCGCGCCGATGGCGATCGCGACAGGGGTGCTGGCACCGGTGGTGGGGCGGATCGTCGACCGGTCCCATCCGCGGCCGGTCATCGGTTTCGGCTTTTCGATGCTGGCCGTGGCGCTGACCTGGCTGACCGTCGAGATGTCGCCCGACACGCCGATCTGGCGGCTGCTGCTGCCGTTGACGCTCACCGGCATCGGCATGGCGTTCATCTGGTCGCCGCTGGCCGCGACCGCCACTCGCAACCTGCCGTTGCATCTGGCCGGAGCCGGGTCCGGCGTCTACAACACCACCCGACAGGTCGGGGCGGTGCTGGGCAGCGCCAGCATGGCGGGATTCTTGACCTGGCAGGTGAACGCCGAGATGCCGCCGTGGGCGACCGGCGCCGGCCAGGCCGACACGGTGGTGACCCAGCTGCCGCCGATCCTGTACGCGCCCTTTGCCTCTGCCATGTCGCAGGCACTGCTGCTGTCGGCGTTCGTCGCGCTGTTCGGCGTGGTGGCGGCGCTGTTCCTGCTCGGCTTCGGCAGGGACCGTGCGTTCGACGATCACACCGACCTCGGCGCCGGACCCGCGGTCGAGTACGGCGGCGACGACGCGTTCGCCGATGACGAGTTCGCCGACGACGATGACGACTACCTCGAATACACCGTCGACTGGGGTGATGCGCCGCCCGACGACCGTGAGCCCGCGACCGAACCGCTGACCGCCTCCGAGCCGGAGCAAGGCACCGACGACTCGTGGCAGCTCATCCTCGAGAAGCTTCTCGCCGATACGCCCCCCGCACCGCCGGCGAAGCCGGCGGCCGATCCGGTCGTCTACCCGCACAAGGGTTTTCATGCCGACAGCGAGATGAGCCGGCAGGCCGAAACGAAGCGTCACCAAGCCAGTCACCAAGGCAGTCACCGGAGCAGTCACCGGGGCAACGGCCGCCGTGAGCGGCGGTCTCGCCACCGCTCCGAGGACTCCGCGCCCAAGCAGTTCTGGTTCGACTCCGGGGGTAAGCACGTCCGCGACGACGATCCCGGTGATGCGCCGCGGGGTGGCAGGCACTCACTGCCGTGGCACGACTAG
- a CDS encoding TerC family protein, producing the protein MTADAVVVPLWGWLALTVFIGAMLAIDLFLHRDNHVIGFREAAVWSTIWIATGLLFGVVVWWAYGGQVAGTYYAGYLIEKALSVDNVFVFALIFTYFAVPDRYQHKVLFWGVIGALLFRLVFIFLGAELLNTFFWTAYLFGAFLIYTAYKMAFKHDDDLDPERNLLVRLVRRLVPTDPRYHGDRLFTVVNGKRVATLLFVVLVAVEATDLIFAIDSVAAVLAITTSTFIVWTANAFAVLGLRSLYFCLSGLLRRFSHLHYGLAVLLAFAGVKLVLSETPVGKLPIPLTLSVIVVILTVSIVWSLAATRGRTDTGDRDADARRKSTVSE; encoded by the coding sequence ATGACTGCCGACGCGGTGGTCGTTCCGCTGTGGGGCTGGTTGGCCCTCACCGTGTTCATCGGGGCGATGCTGGCTATCGACCTCTTTCTGCACCGCGACAACCACGTCATCGGATTTCGCGAGGCTGCGGTGTGGTCGACGATCTGGATCGCGACCGGCCTGCTCTTCGGCGTCGTCGTCTGGTGGGCCTACGGCGGCCAGGTCGCCGGCACCTACTACGCCGGATACCTGATCGAGAAAGCGCTGTCGGTCGACAACGTCTTCGTCTTCGCGCTCATCTTCACCTACTTCGCCGTTCCGGACCGCTACCAGCACAAGGTGCTCTTCTGGGGCGTCATCGGCGCGTTGCTGTTCCGGCTCGTGTTCATCTTCCTCGGCGCCGAACTGCTGAATACCTTCTTCTGGACGGCCTACCTCTTCGGGGCTTTCCTGATCTACACGGCCTACAAGATGGCGTTCAAGCACGACGACGACCTGGACCCGGAGCGAAACCTGTTGGTGCGGCTGGTGCGCCGACTGGTGCCGACCGATCCGCGCTACCACGGCGACCGGCTGTTCACCGTCGTCAACGGCAAGCGGGTGGCCACGTTGCTGTTCGTCGTGCTGGTGGCCGTGGAGGCGACCGACCTGATCTTCGCGATCGACTCGGTGGCCGCGGTGCTGGCCATCACGACCAGCACGTTCATCGTCTGGACCGCCAACGCCTTCGCGGTGCTCGGGTTGCGCAGCCTGTACTTCTGCCTGTCGGGGCTGCTGCGCCGCTTCTCCCATCTGCACTACGGCCTCGCGGTTCTGTTGGCGTTCGCCGGGGTCAAGCTGGTTCTGTCGGAGACGCCGGTCGGCAAACTGCCTATACCGCTGACACTCTCGGTGATCGTGGTGATCCTGACCGTGTCGATCGTGTGGAGCCTCGCAGCAACCCGCGGTAGAACGGACACCGGGGACCGCGACGCAGATGCGCGCCGAAAGTCGACGGTATCGGAATGA
- a CDS encoding CBS domain-containing protein: MLPVTEVMTRPVITVRCAAALRAAAVPLAEDGYAGVPVVDDDGRLAGMLTVGDILRAREAALETAGAAMTAPAVAVELSTDLDTVGRLLLQRGVRSVPVIDDENRVVGIVSRGDILRLNLTSDDAIAVGVQKLLDNYTGRRRWIAQVREGSVTVAGRFDDESERRIATALARMVPGIREVQIGVSRDGRVAG, from the coding sequence ATGTTGCCGGTGACCGAAGTCATGACCCGACCCGTGATCACGGTCCGGTGCGCCGCGGCCCTGCGCGCCGCTGCCGTACCCCTCGCTGAAGACGGGTACGCCGGGGTGCCGGTGGTCGACGACGACGGGCGGCTGGCCGGGATGCTGACCGTCGGCGACATACTGCGCGCCAGAGAGGCCGCCCTCGAGACTGCGGGCGCCGCGATGACCGCGCCCGCCGTCGCCGTCGAGCTCTCGACCGACCTCGACACCGTCGGTCGCCTGCTGCTTCAGCGCGGTGTACGCAGCGTGCCGGTGATCGATGACGAGAATCGGGTGGTCGGGATCGTCAGTCGCGGAGACATCCTGCGGCTCAACCTCACCAGCGACGACGCCATCGCCGTCGGGGTCCAGAAGCTTCTCGACAACTACACCGGCAGGCGGCGGTGGATCGCACAGGTGCGCGAGGGCAGCGTCACCGTGGCCGGCCGGTTCGACGACGAGTCCGAACGACGCATCGCCACCGCACTTGCGCGCATGGTCCCGGGCATTCGTGAGGTGCAGATCGGCGTCTCCCGCGACGGACGAGTCGCCGGATGA
- a CDS encoding FAD-binding oxidoreductase, with amino-acid sequence MSLTARLAGIVGNAHVSTDPDVLSGRSVDHTGRYRGRASALVRPGTAEEVADVLVACRGAGAYVTVQGGRTSLVAGTVPEHDDVLLSTERLREIGEVDVVERRISVGAGVTLAEVQRAAGATGLLFGVDLAARDTATVGGMASTNAGGLRTVRYGNMGEQVSGMEVALPDGAVVRRHSRVRRDNTGYDLPSLLVGAEGTLGVITGLDLRLYPAPSHRTTAICGFADLDALIAAGRVFRDVDGIAALELIDARASALTAEQAGVAAPVEGAWQLLIELAGDSDQTERLAAVIERSELAGEPAVGVDPATQQRLWAVREAIAEVLGVYGPPLKFDVSLPLSSIRRFAAEATELVAAHAPQAIPVLFGHIGEGNLHLNLVRCTLDGSAERALFAAMMELIARLGGNVSSEHGVGTRKRDYLAMSRTDADIAAMRAVKAAFDPGGYLNPAVLFA; translated from the coding sequence ATGAGTCTGACTGCCCGGCTGGCCGGAATCGTCGGGAACGCCCATGTCAGCACCGATCCCGATGTGCTGAGCGGGCGCAGCGTCGACCACACGGGCCGCTACCGGGGCAGGGCCAGCGCGCTGGTGCGGCCGGGAACGGCCGAAGAGGTCGCCGACGTGCTCGTCGCCTGCCGTGGGGCGGGCGCGTACGTCACCGTCCAGGGCGGTCGGACGTCCCTGGTGGCGGGCACGGTGCCCGAGCACGACGACGTGCTGCTGTCCACCGAACGACTGCGCGAGATCGGCGAGGTCGACGTCGTGGAGCGCCGGATCAGCGTCGGCGCGGGTGTGACGCTGGCCGAGGTCCAGCGCGCCGCAGGCGCCACGGGCCTTCTGTTCGGCGTCGACCTGGCGGCGCGCGACACCGCGACCGTCGGCGGCATGGCGTCGACCAACGCCGGCGGCCTGCGCACCGTGCGCTACGGCAACATGGGCGAGCAGGTGAGCGGCATGGAGGTCGCGCTGCCGGACGGCGCGGTGGTGCGCCGGCACAGCCGGGTGCGACGCGACAACACCGGTTACGACCTGCCCTCCCTGCTGGTCGGCGCCGAGGGCACGCTTGGGGTCATCACCGGACTCGACCTGCGGCTGTATCCCGCGCCGTCGCACCGCACGACCGCGATCTGCGGGTTCGCCGATCTCGATGCGCTGATCGCGGCGGGCCGGGTGTTCCGGGATGTCGACGGCATCGCGGCCTTGGAGTTGATCGACGCGCGGGCCAGCGCGCTGACGGCCGAACAGGCCGGGGTGGCGGCACCGGTCGAGGGCGCGTGGCAGTTGCTGATCGAGTTGGCCGGTGACAGCGACCAGACCGAGCGACTGGCGGCGGTGATCGAACGCAGCGAGCTCGCAGGCGAGCCTGCGGTCGGTGTCGATCCGGCCACTCAACAGCGACTCTGGGCGGTGCGCGAGGCCATCGCCGAGGTGCTCGGCGTCTACGGGCCGCCGCTCAAGTTCGACGTCTCGCTGCCGCTGTCCTCGATCCGGCGGTTCGCCGCCGAGGCGACCGAACTCGTCGCCGCCCATGCGCCGCAGGCGATCCCCGTGCTGTTCGGTCACATCGGCGAGGGGAACCTGCATCTGAACCTGGTTCGGTGCACGCTGGATGGCAGCGCTGAGCGCGCACTGTTTGCGGCCATGATGGAGTTGATCGCCCGGCTTGGCGGCAATGTCAGTTCCGAACACGGCGTCGGCACCCGCAAGCGCGACTACCTCGCGATGTCGCGCACCGATGCCGACATCGCCGCGATGCGGGCCGTCAAGGCCGCGTTCGATCCCGGCGGCTACCTCAACCCCGCGGTGCTGTTCGCCTGA